In Sander lucioperca isolate FBNREF2018 chromosome 12, SLUC_FBN_1.2, whole genome shotgun sequence, one DNA window encodes the following:
- the zgc:158296 gene encoding caveolin-2, with protein MMMVSDDCLVECKIDDDDSDADNGGEEQINTPPPPPEFASKAATPVPKPPTPPTAPATPTPTCPVNRDPYGINQHLKVEVSDVLAEPATPRSIDQVWLYSVVGFERTRIWTYRCLSLLLAVPLALLCGISLAILACLHVWFVVPCVQLSNTFLPCLRSLCMCTLNSFISPFCTSLALCCSQIAISLSNKDWHQMKDKETV; from the exons ATGATGATGGTCAGCGACGACTGTTTGGTGGAGTGTAAgattgatgatgatgacagtGATGCGGACAATGGAGGAGAAGAACAAATAAAcacgcctcctcctcctccagagtTTGCATCCAAAGCCGCGACTCCAGTGCCCAAACCTCCGACCCCTCCCACAGCCCCTGCTACGCCTACGCCCACCTGTCCTGTCAACAGGGACCCTTATGGCATCAACCAGCACCTCAAG GTGGAGGTCAGTGACGTTCTGGCAGAGCCCGCCACACCTCGTAGCATTGACCAAGTGTGGCTTTACAGTGTTGTTGGTTTTGAGAGGACACGTATCTGGACGTACCGCTGCCTCTCCTTGCTGCTTGCTGTGCCCTTGGCTCTTCTGTGTGGTATTTCCCTGGCCATTCTTGCCTGTCTACATGTCtg GTTTGTGGTGCCTTGCGTACAGCTGAGCAACACCTTCCTTCCATGCCTGCGCTCCTTGTGTATGTGTACTTTGAATTCTTTTATCTCTCCCTTCTGTACGTCTCTTGCTCTCTGCTGCAGTCAAATTGCCAT